The Seriola aureovittata isolate HTS-2021-v1 ecotype China chromosome 2, ASM2101889v1, whole genome shotgun sequence genome has a segment encoding these proteins:
- the LOC130177986 gene encoding pseudouridylate synthase RPUSD4, mitochondrial-like — MNSSRILARRREWISGLDTVFSRVKPRSNCRRDPEAAPCHSRSQATDASEKPRRTAIDLARKVQQERTTREAAEPPVSGQQRRVMELKRFSLQLQNVHPNVLAKHLHRSVLYQDKHVVVINKPFGVPVRDDSRVTSISSVLPVLSKMMDGMKVKSDSQMLPSLGLEKEATGVLLLARSEEAVEHILNLHRNNQVQRKYWVITVGVPVPSEGVIDIPIIEREVTGPRPHYKMALSPLFRMNDAGDGVTKVRAHRQAHPAVTKYRVLDSSSGCSLVELQPFTGVKHQMRVHMALALACPILGDHKYSHSSKLAPQKLPERVLGKLGLEQSKIRYLPLHLHARQLTVSGASQADIDVSCPLPKYFTQTLKQLHLSLTDEK, encoded by the exons ATGAACAGCTCCAGAATATTAGCCCGTAGGAGAGAATGGATCTCCGGCCTGGACACCGTCTTCTCCCGGGTCAAACCACGGTCAAACTGCCGCCGGGACCCGGAGGCAGCGCCGTGCCACAGCCGGAGCCAGGCCACCGACGCAAGTGAGAAACCCCGCCGGACAGCGATCGACCTGGCCCGCAAAGTCCAGCAGGAGAGGACGACGCGAGAGGCTGCGGAGCCTCCGGTGTCCGGCCAACAGAGGAGGGTGATGGAGCTGAAACGGTTCAGTCTGCAGCTTCAAAATGTTCATCCCAACGTGCTGGCCAAACACCTCCACAGAAGCGTGCTGTACCAGGATAAACATGTAGTGGTCATCAATAAACCCTTTGGTGTCCCTGTCCGAG ATGACTCGAGGGTCACATCCATCTCCTCTGTGCTTCCTGTTCTTTCCAAAATGATGGATGGGATGAAGGTCAAGTCTGATTCTCAGATGCTCCCGTCTCTGGGACTGGAGAAGGAGGCAACAGGAGTTCTCCTGCTGGCCAGGAGTGAAGAGGCGGTGGAGCACATACTCAACCTGCACAGAAATAACCAAGTGCAGAGAAAATATTG GGTCATCACAGTCGGTGTACCTGTACCTTCTGAAGGAGTGATTGACATTCCCATCATAGAGAGAGAGGTCACAGGGCCTCGGCCGCACTACAAG atgGCGTTAAGTCCTCTTTTCAGAATGAATGATGCAGGTGATGGTGTTACCAAAGTGCGAGCCCATCGGCAAGCTCATCCCGCTGTGACCAAGTACAGAGTCCTGGACAGCAGCAGTGGTTGCAGCCTTGTGGAGCTTCAGCCTTTTACCG GAGTGAAGCACCAGATGAGGGTTCACATGGCATTAGCTCTGGCATGTCCCATTCTCGGTGACCATAAATACTCCCACTCGAGCAAACTGGCACCCCAG AAATTACCGGAACGCGTGTTGGGAAAGCTTGGACTGGAACAGAGCAAGATCCGGTATCTTCCTCTTCATTTGCACGCTCGACAGCTGACAGTGTCAGGAGCCAGTCAAGCAGACATTGATGTGTCCTGTCCCCTGCCTAAATACTTCACACAGACATTGAAACAACTGCATTTAAGCCTTactgatgaaaaataa
- the LOC130178039 gene encoding WD repeat-containing protein 82-like gives MKITDSVFRSFRVARTYRENSEKVNCVDYSPNGESAISSSDDDCIVLYDIREGKPERTLFSKKYGVDLIRYTHGDTQTVVYSSNKLDDTIRYLSLTDNKYIRYFPGHTARVIALSMSPVDDTFISGSLDKTIRIWDLRSPNCQGLTNPLGKPVCSFDPDGLIFAAGVESQAIKLYDLRAFDKGPFASFETRFNRVCDWTGLKFSNDGKQILISTNGGMIRVLNAFNGSVLHTFSGYNNSRGISLEACFTPDSQFVMIGSEDGRVHVWSTESGMKVAVLDGKHPGPINTLQFNPRYMTFASACTNMAFWLPCVDDL, from the exons ATGAAGATCACAGACAGCGTGTTTCGGAGTTTCAGGGTCGCCAGGACATATAGAGAAAATTCAGAGAAAGTCAACTGTGTGGACTACAGCCCGAATGGCGAAAGTGCAATATCAAGCAGCGACGACGACTGCATTGTGTTATATGACATCCGGGAGGGAAA ACCCGAACGGACTCTGTTCAGCAAGAAGTATGGAGTGGACCTCATCCGCTACACTCATGGAGATACACAGACAGTCGTCTACAGCTCCAACAAACTAGATG ATACCATACGATACCTGTCGCTGACTGACAACAAGTACATTCGGTATTTCCCCGGTCACACTGCAAG GGTTATTGCTCTCTCCATGTCACCAGTGGATGATACGTTTATCTCAGGCTCGTTGGACAAGACGATCCGAATCTGGGACCTGCGCTCTCCAAACTGTCAA ggttTGACTAATCCACTGGGGAAACCTGTATGTTCCTTTGACCCTGATGGGCTGATATTTGCTGCAGGGGTGGAATCACAGGCCATTAAATTGTACGACCTTCGCGCTTTTGACAAG GGTCCGTTTGCCTCCTTTGAGACGAGGTTTAATCGTGTCTGTGACTGGACTGGACTCAAATTCAGTAACGATGGGAAACAGATTCTCATCTCTACAAATGGAGGGATGATCCGTGTCCTTAATGCTTTCAATGGATCCGTGCTGCACACTTTTTCT GGCTACAACAACAGTAGAGGCATCTCCCTGGAGGCCTGCTTCACTCCCGACTCACAGTTTGTCATGATTG GCTCAGAGGACGGGAGAGTCCATGTCTGGAGCACAGAGAGTGGGATGAAGGTGGCCGTGCTGGACGGGAAACACCCAGGACCCATCAACACTCTGCAGTTCAACCCCAGATACATGACGTTTGCCAGCGCCTGCACTAACATG GCCTTTTGGCTCCCGTGTGTGGATGACTTATAG